Proteins found in one Zea mays cultivar B73 chromosome 1, Zm-B73-REFERENCE-NAM-5.0, whole genome shotgun sequence genomic segment:
- the LOC103634583 gene encoding pentatricopeptide repeat-containing protein At1g56690, mitochondrial, whose product MHSRTVQFRKYRECFRRLQYCEVAIRRQRADFLCSFLSYLATMRLPPVRFLPSSSTPAVVDANARIARLARTGNMEGARATFEAMPLRTTASYNALLAGYFRNHLPDAALRVFHRMPTRDLASYNALISGLSLRRHTLPDAAAALATIPYPPSVVSFTSLLRGYVRHGLLADAIQLFRQMPERNHISYTVLLGGFLDAGRVDEARKLFDEMPAKDVVAWTAMLSGYCQVGRVDEARTLFDEMPKRNVVSWTAMVSGYAQNGQVNLARKLFEVMPERNEVSWTAMLFGYIQAGRIEDAEELFNAMPDHPLAACNGMIVGFGQQGMVDAAKSVFDRMCERDDGTWSAIIKAYEQNEFLMEALSTFREMLHIGIRPNYPSVISILTVCAALAVLDYGREVHGAMLRRSFDMDIYAVSALITMYIKCGNLDKAKRVFHMFEPKDVVMWNSMITGYAQHGLGEEALHIFDDMRLAGMVPDGITYIGALTACSYTGKVKEGRDIFNSMRTKSGIKPGLEHYACMVDLLGRAGLVDEALYLIKTMPVEPDAVIWGALMGACRMHKNAEIAEISAKKLLELEPGNAGPYVLLSHIYTSSGRWEDASNMRKFISSRHLNKSLGCSWIEYDKRVHLFKSGDVLAHQEHASILKMLEKLDGLLMESGYSADGSFVLHDIDDEQKTHSLRYHSERQAVAYGLLKIPEELPIRVMKNLRVCGDCHSAIKLIAKITSREIILRDANRFHHFKDGFCSCRDYW is encoded by the coding sequence ATGCATTCGAGAACTGTACAGTTTCGAAAGTACAGAGAATGTTTTCGGCGACTGCAATACTGCGAAGTGGCCATCCGTCGGCAAAGGGCCGACTTCCTGTGCTCGTTCCTGTCATACCTCGCCACCATGCGCCTCCCGCCCGTCCGCTTCCTGCCGTCGAGCTCAACGCCGGCGGTAGTGGACGCGAACGCGCGCATCGCTCGGCTGGCACGCACGGGGAACATGGAGGGCGCCCGCGCCACGTTCGAGGCCATGCCGCTCCGCACCACCGCCTCCTACAACGCCCTCCTCGCCGGCTACTTCCGCAATCACCTCCCCGACGCCGCGCTCCGCGTCTTCCACCGTATGCCCACGCGGGACCTCGCCTCCTACAACGCGCTCATCTCTGGTCTCTCCCTGCGCCGTCACACCCTCCCCGATGCCGCCGCGGCGCTCGCCACCATCCCCTACCCGCCCTCGGTCGTCTCCTTCACATCCCTCCTGCGTGGGTATGTGCGCCACGGCCTCCTGGCTGACGCCATACAGCTGTTCCGCCAAATGCCTGAGCGTAACCACATATCGTACACGGTGCTGCTCGGTGGCTTCCTCGACGCCGGCCGTGTTGACGAGGCTCGCAAGTTGTTTGACGAAATGCCCGCAAAGGATGTTGTTGCGTGGACTGCCATGCTGTCTGGGTACTGCCAGGTTGGCCGGGTTGATGAGGCGCGCACTCTATTTGATGAAATGCCAAAGAGGAATGTTGTGTCGTGGACAGCTATGGTCTCTGGCTACGCTCAGAATGGGCAGGTGAACCTTGCCCGGAAGCTGTTCGAGGTGATGCCTGAGCGAAATGAGGTGTCGTGGACTGCAATGCTATTTGGGTATATACAGGCTGGCCGCATAGAGGATGCTGAGGAGCTGTTTAATGCAATGCCAGATCACCCATTGGCTGCCTGCAATGGGATGATTGTTGGGTTTGGGCAGCAGGGGATGGTGGATGCTGCCAAGTCAGTCTTTGACAGGATGTGTGAGAGAGATGATGGAACATGGAGTGCAATCATCAAAGCATATGAACAGAATGAATTCTTGATGGAGGCACTGTCTACCTTTCGTGAGATGTTGCACATTGGAATCCGTCCAAACTACCCATCAGTCATCAGCATCCTCACCGTATGCGCAGCACTGGCTGTTCTTGATTATGGGAGGGAAGTGCATGGTGCAATGCTGAGGCGCTCCTTTGATATGGACATCTATGCCGTGTCAGCATTAATCACAATGTACATCAAATGTGGCAATTTGGATAAGGCCAAAAGGGTCTTTCACATGTTTGAGCCCAAAGACGTTGTGATGTGGAACTCTATGATCACTGGTTATGCTCAACATGGGTTGGGAGAGGAAGCACTCCACATATTCGATGACATGAGGTTGGCTGGGATGGTGCCTGATGGAATTACATATATTGGGGCCCTTACAGCATGCAGCTACACAGGAAAAGTTAAAGAAGGCAGGGATATTTTTAATTCTATGCGTACAAAATCTGGCATCAAACCTGGATTAGAGCATTATGCTTGTATGGTTGATTTGCTTGGTCGAGCTGGACTTGTGGATGAAGCACTGTATTTGATAAAGACCATGCCAGTTGAACCAGATGCTGTCATCTGGGGAGCTCTAATGGGAGCCTGTAGGATGCACAAGAATGCTGAGATTGCTGAGATTTCTGCTAAGAAGCTTTTAGAGCTAGAGCCTGGAAATGCTGGACCATATGTCTTGCTCTCTCACATTTATACATCCTCTGGAAGATGGGAAGATGCTTCTAATATGCGGAAATTCATTAGCTCAAGACATTTGAACAAATCACTCGGCTGTAGTTGGATAGAATACGACAAGAGGGTGCATCTCTTCAAATCGGGTGATGTTTTAGCACATCAAGAGCATGCTAGTATCCTTAAAATGCTGGAGAAGTTAGATGGGTTGTTGATGGAATCTGGATACTCAGCTGATGGAAGTTTTGTGCTTCATGATATAGATGATGAGCAAAAAACGCATAGCCTACGGTATCACAGTGAGAGGCAGGCTGTGGCATATGGACTATTGAAAATCCCAGAAGAATTGCCCATCCGTGTCATGAAAAATCTCAGAGTCTGTGGTGATTGCCACTCTGCAATAAAGTTGATCGCTAAGATAACATCTCGGGAAATCATACTGAGAGATGCAAATCGATTCCATCATTTCAAAGACGGGTTTTGCTCATGCAGGGACTATTGGTGA
- the LOC100274089 gene encoding transcription factor TGA2.2 isoform X1, with protein MADASSRTDTSTVLDMDDKNQRLENGQSGAMALASNSSDRSDRSDKPMDQKVLRRLAQNREAARKSRLRKKAYVQQLESSKLKLASLEQELQKARQQGIFISSSGDQTHAMSGNGAMTFDLEYSRWQEEENKQINELRTAVNAHASESDLRLIVDGIMAHYDEIFRLKGIAAKADVFHILSGMWKTPAERCFLWLGGFRSSELLKLLVNQLEPLTEQQLMGLSNLQQSSQQAEDALSQGMEALQQSLAETLAGSLGPSGSSGNVANYMGQMAMAMGKLGTLENFLRQADNLRQQTLHQMQRILTIRQAARALLAIHDYFSRLRALSSLWLARPRE; from the exons ATGGCAGATGCTAGTTCGAGGACTGACACCTCGACTGTTTtagacatggatgataagaatcaAAGG TTAGAAAATGGACAGAGTGGAGCTATGGCCCTGGCTTCGAATTCATCTGATCGGTCTGACAGATCTGACAAACCTATGGACCAAAAG GTTTTACGACGGCTTGCCCAAAATCGTGAGGCAGCAAGGAAAAGTCGGCTGAGGAAAAAG GCATATGTGCAACAACTAGAGAGCAGCAAGCTAAAACTTGCAAGCCTGGAGCAAGAACTCCAGAAAGCTCGACAACAG GGAATCTTCATATCCAGTTCTGGAGATCAAACTCATGCTATGAGTGGAAATg GAGCTATGACCTTCGATTTAGAATATTCTCGATGGCAAGAGGAAGAAAATAAGCAGATAAATGAGCTGAGGACTGCAGTAAATGCTCATGCAAGTGAAAGTGACCTCCGTCTTATCGTCGATGGGATAATGGCACATTATGATGAGATATTCAGGCTGAAGGGTATTGCTGCAAAGGCTGATGTGTTCCATATACTTTCAGGCATGTGGAAAACACCTGCTGAAAGGTGCTTCTTGTGGCTTGGGGGTTTCCGTTCGTCTGAGCTTCTAAAG CTCCTTGTGAATCAGCTTGAGCCTCTAACTGAGCAGCAATTGATGGGGCTATCCAATCTCCAGCAATCCTCCCAGCAGGCTGAGGATGCATTGTCACAAGGCATGGAAGCATTGCAGCAATCCTTGGCAGAAACGCTGGCTGGGTCCCTTGGTCCATCAGGATCTTCCGGAAACGTCGCAAACTATATGGGTCAAATGGCTATGGCCATGGGAAAACTTGGCACACTCGAGAATTTCCTTCGTCAG GCTGACAATCTACGACAGCAGACCTTGCATCAGATGCAACGCATCCTGACAATTCGACAAGCCGCTCGCGCGCTTCTTGCAATACACGACTACTTTTCACGTCTACGCGCCCTGAGTTCTCTTTGGCTCGCTAGGCCGCGAGAGTAG